Proteins from one Niallia circulans genomic window:
- a CDS encoding transglycosylase domain-containing protein translates to MRRRLGIIFTLLMLFSLVAVLYLTAVEKKNYISFHKFLDDSIPLSSMKLAQSSFITDTDGKIISEINPSTGIRKMVPKEEIPQYVRDLFILSEDQHFYDHVGFDLPAIGRAILTNAESDSIEQGGSTITQQLARNMFQSYDKTYNRKLKELLYAYELERKWTKEEILTQYINAVYFANNIYGLEAAANYYFNSKASDLSKAELTFLASIPNNPTIYDPKKHFEQTKKRQARLIQLMKKEGKISVKEAEKMTQEKITLHLQKKTDLYPDYVTYVEDELRTLVSVKAGYAEKIKNADEQETEALSKKLDAEVQTVLEQGVIIHTGLDRKLQDKAVNAVKSSLSSIDAEGAAVVINHNSHTISALAGGKKYQKYDFNRSYQAYRQPGSAIKPLLVYGPYLQETGKNISSLVNADAFCKDGYCPQNYSGQGYGNVSLEQAFIHSYNTPAVRLVDEIGLETAFSYLAHFPFKKVTEKDVHLSSAIGGFTTGMSPLELTNAYTVFGNDGNFESSHAITSVTDLNGKLLYKWEEKGAKVWNSDTNDKMRALLKKTVTAGTAKKASFPSAYLGGKTGTTNDYKDYWMVGLSKDITVGVWVGNDSPTNLKSIESKAPHLSIWKKIMTP, encoded by the coding sequence ATGAGAAGAAGACTCGGAATTATTTTTACACTTTTAATGCTGTTTAGTTTAGTTGCTGTCCTTTATTTGACAGCAGTAGAAAAAAAGAACTATATTAGCTTTCATAAATTTTTAGATGACAGTATCCCGCTGTCTTCCATGAAGCTTGCTCAATCTAGCTTTATTACCGATACTGATGGAAAAATCATTTCGGAAATCAACCCTTCAACAGGAATAAGAAAAATGGTACCAAAAGAAGAAATCCCCCAATATGTGAGGGACTTATTCATATTGTCAGAGGATCAACATTTTTATGACCATGTTGGGTTTGATCTTCCTGCTATCGGCAGGGCTATTCTGACTAATGCCGAATCAGATTCAATCGAACAAGGCGGAAGTACCATTACACAGCAGCTTGCAAGGAATATGTTTCAGTCCTACGACAAGACATACAACCGCAAACTGAAGGAACTGCTTTATGCCTATGAATTAGAAAGAAAATGGACAAAGGAAGAAATCCTGACCCAGTATATCAATGCCGTTTATTTTGCTAATAATATATATGGCCTAGAAGCTGCAGCAAATTATTATTTCAACAGCAAGGCTAGCGACCTGTCAAAAGCAGAGCTGACCTTTTTGGCGAGCATACCAAATAACCCCACTATTTATGATCCGAAAAAGCATTTTGAGCAAACAAAAAAAAGACAAGCTCGGTTAATACAGTTAATGAAGAAGGAAGGGAAGATTTCCGTAAAGGAAGCGGAGAAAATGACACAAGAAAAAATCACGCTCCACCTTCAAAAGAAAACGGACCTTTATCCTGATTATGTCACATATGTAGAGGATGAATTAAGAACGCTTGTTTCTGTAAAAGCAGGCTATGCAGAAAAAATAAAAAATGCAGATGAACAGGAAACAGAGGCACTTAGCAAAAAACTTGATGCAGAGGTTCAAACTGTTCTTGAGCAAGGGGTTATTATTCATACAGGATTAGATCGCAAGCTGCAGGATAAAGCTGTTAATGCTGTTAAAAGCTCACTTAGCTCGATAGATGCAGAGGGAGCTGCTGTTGTCATCAATCATAACAGCCATACAATCAGTGCGCTTGCTGGCGGAAAAAAGTATCAAAAATACGACTTTAACAGAAGTTATCAGGCGTATCGCCAGCCCGGCTCTGCAATTAAGCCATTGCTTGTGTACGGACCTTATCTTCAGGAAACAGGCAAGAATATTTCTAGTCTTGTGAATGCAGATGCGTTTTGTAAGGATGGCTACTGTCCGCAAAATTACAGTGGACAAGGATATGGCAACGTGTCATTGGAGCAGGCTTTTATTCACTCCTATAACACGCCTGCTGTCAGGCTTGTTGATGAAATTGGATTAGAGACTGCATTTAGCTATTTAGCCCATTTTCCATTTAAGAAGGTAACAGAAAAGGATGTTCATTTGTCCTCTGCAATTGGCGGATTCACGACAGGCATGTCACCATTAGAGTTAACGAATGCTTACACGGTATTTGGGAACGATGGCAACTTCGAAAGCTCTCATGCTATTACCTCTGTTACAGATCTTAACGGTAAACTGCTATATAAATGGGAGGAAAAAGGAGCAAAAGTTTGGAATTCAGACACAAACGACAAAATGAGAGCACTGCTCAAGAAAACAGTCACTGCCGGAACTGCCAAGAAGGCAAGCTTTCCATCCGCTTATCTCGGTGGCAAAACAGGTACTACTAATGATTATAAAGACTACTGGATGGTCGGATTATCCAAGGATATTACCGTCGGCGTCTGGGTCGGAAACGATTCACCAACAAATCTGAAGAGCATCGAAAGCAAAGCGCCACATTTGTCCATTTGGAAAAAGATAATGACGCCATAA
- the kapD gene encoding 3'-5' exonuclease KapD has protein sequence MEKQQQHLFIDFEFTMPERNTKYKGFQPEIIEVGIVAVVNDKIRETYSAYVAPNKFPILSERCKSFLHITQEQVDNGITFLGLLEKIKEIGSGYSNIVVTWGNMDMKVLKSNCSMAGAAFPHFCSEVDLSMEYKRFFGDQNQTGLWKAVREYGSEGTGKHHRALDDALTTFDIFKFVEKDKRYLGKTETTTIGDLIDLSKFYNKFA, from the coding sequence ATGGAGAAGCAGCAACAGCATTTGTTTATAGACTTTGAGTTTACAATGCCAGAAAGAAACACTAAATATAAAGGGTTTCAGCCGGAAATTATTGAAGTCGGCATCGTTGCTGTCGTTAATGACAAGATAAGAGAAACCTACTCTGCCTATGTGGCTCCTAACAAATTTCCCATTCTTTCAGAGCGATGTAAGTCCTTCTTACATATTACTCAGGAGCAAGTCGATAACGGGATTACATTCTTGGGCTTGCTGGAAAAAATCAAGGAGATTGGCAGCGGCTACTCAAATATTGTCGTAACATGGGGCAATATGGACATGAAGGTGCTCAAAAGCAATTGCAGCATGGCAGGTGCAGCATTTCCTCATTTCTGTAGTGAAGTTGATCTGTCTATGGAGTACAAAAGGTTTTTTGGAGACCAAAACCAGACTGGTTTGTGGAAAGCAGTGCGAGAGTATGGCAGTGAAGGGACAGGGAAACATCATCGAGCCTTGGACGATGCCCTTACAACCTTTGATATCTTTAAATTCGTCGAAAAAGACAAAAGATACTTAGGGAAAACAGAAACGACAACTATCGGTGATTTAATTGATCTATCCAAGTTTTATAATAAATTTGCATAA
- a CDS encoding kinase-associated lipoprotein B, whose amino-acid sequence MEVLAVGTKVTAIYKTGKYIGEITDIRSNSYLVRVLAVLKHPMQGDLHNPKQAEGVFFHERKALSFREQMNTPKPMVKPFEEEIPDYRTSLLLAVDKMRSDLTEDNSVFAEKSLRNLEILETEYNRVYKKA is encoded by the coding sequence ATGGAAGTTCTTGCAGTTGGTACTAAGGTTACCGCCATTTATAAAACAGGAAAATACATCGGTGAAATTACAGATATTCGCAGCAATAGCTATTTGGTTCGAGTATTGGCAGTGCTTAAACACCCCATGCAAGGGGATTTACACAATCCGAAGCAAGCAGAAGGCGTCTTTTTCCATGAAAGGAAGGCACTTTCATTCAGAGAGCAAATGAACACGCCTAAGCCAATGGTAAAACCATTTGAAGAGGAAATACCCGACTACAGGACATCACTTTTACTAGCTGTCGATAAAATGCGCTCAGACCTTACGGAGGACAATTCAGTATTTGCGGAAAAAAGCTTAAGAAATCTTGAAATACTGGAAACGGAGTATAACCGTGTTTACAAAAAAGCATAA
- a CDS encoding superoxide dismutase family protein — MKKIMPMIAALLIITGCASGDVSKVDVEMFNDVGDSLGTINIEEQTSGVMLTVNLKGLTPGVHGIHIHEIGKCEAPEFQSAGNHLNPEDKEHGLLHPKGAHAGDLPNIIVEADGSVKAELMAPQVTLRDAKNSLFTPKGTSIVITEQEDDGMTQPAGDSGNRVSCGEIKK, encoded by the coding sequence ATGAAAAAAATCATGCCTATGATAGCGGCACTTCTTATTATTACAGGTTGTGCGTCAGGAGATGTATCTAAGGTAGATGTGGAAATGTTTAATGATGTCGGCGATTCCTTGGGGACAATCAATATAGAAGAGCAAACATCAGGAGTGATGCTTACAGTTAATTTAAAGGGGCTAACACCTGGAGTGCATGGGATTCACATTCATGAAATAGGAAAATGTGAGGCTCCTGAGTTTCAGAGCGCTGGTAATCACTTAAATCCTGAGGACAAAGAGCATGGCTTGCTGCACCCGAAAGGAGCGCACGCAGGTGATCTTCCCAATATAATTGTTGAGGCAGATGGTTCTGTAAAGGCAGAGTTAATGGCACCGCAGGTTACACTGCGCGATGCGAAAAATTCATTATTTACGCCAAAGGGCACTTCTATCGTGATAACAGAACAAGAAGACGATGGAATGACACAGCCTGCTGGTGATTCTGGGAACAGAGTTTCATGTGGAGAAATAAAAAAATAA
- a CDS encoding Nramp family divalent metal transporter, with protein sequence MERSKQASHVDSVLNGPKGIKKFLPFLGPAFIAAIAYIDPGNFATNIAAGSQYGYLLLWVILFSNIMALIIQSLSAKLGIATGKNLAEVAREEFPKPVSIGLWIQGELVIIATDLAEFIGAALGIYLLFGIPMLESSIIAAIGSFAILELQRRGYRSLEAGITAMLFIVVLSFIAQMFFAKPDLQSVMHGLFTPQFKGTDSVLLAAGILGATVMPHAIYLHSALTQKRIVGRTDKEKKMIFRFEFFDILIAMLIAGFINAAMLIVASALFHANGFVVNDLDVAFTHFEQLVSPLSAILFGLGLLIAGLSSSSVGTMSGDVIMQGFINFRIPIYVRRLITIIPPIIIIASGVNPTSALVLSQVILSFGIGFALIPLIMFTSSKRIMGSLRNTRIITILSWIIAAVIVLLNLFLLYDTFF encoded by the coding sequence TTGGAAAGAAGTAAACAGGCTTCTCATGTAGATTCTGTTTTAAACGGTCCTAAAGGAATCAAAAAGTTTCTGCCGTTTCTTGGTCCTGCCTTTATCGCCGCCATTGCCTATATTGATCCAGGTAATTTTGCTACAAATATCGCTGCAGGCTCCCAATACGGTTACTTATTATTATGGGTTATCTTGTTTTCTAATATTATGGCCTTAATCATTCAATCATTATCTGCAAAGTTAGGAATCGCTACTGGAAAAAACCTCGCTGAAGTAGCGCGGGAGGAATTTCCTAAGCCCGTCAGCATCGGATTATGGATTCAAGGTGAACTAGTCATCATTGCTACCGATTTAGCCGAATTTATCGGCGCTGCACTTGGGATATATTTACTTTTTGGTATCCCAATGCTTGAATCCAGCATCATTGCTGCAATCGGCAGCTTTGCGATATTGGAGCTTCAAAGAAGAGGCTACCGCTCCCTTGAGGCTGGAATTACTGCTATGCTGTTCATTGTTGTCTTATCATTTATTGCACAAATGTTTTTCGCTAAACCGGATTTACAGTCAGTAATGCATGGTTTGTTTACACCACAGTTTAAAGGTACGGACAGTGTACTGCTTGCTGCAGGAATACTTGGGGCAACGGTTATGCCACATGCCATCTATTTACACTCTGCCTTAACTCAAAAGAGAATTGTCGGAAGAACGGATAAAGAGAAGAAAATGATCTTCCGTTTTGAGTTCTTTGATATCCTTATCGCCATGTTGATTGCAGGCTTTATCAATGCTGCTATGCTTATCGTGGCGAGTGCATTGTTTCATGCAAATGGCTTTGTTGTTAATGACCTTGATGTTGCCTTCACGCATTTCGAGCAATTAGTTAGTCCGTTATCTGCCATATTATTCGGTTTAGGACTTTTAATTGCAGGCTTGTCCAGCTCTTCTGTTGGTACAATGTCCGGAGATGTTATCATGCAGGGCTTCATCAATTTCCGAATTCCGATTTATGTTAGAAGGCTGATTACCATTATCCCGCCAATCATCATCATTGCTTCAGGGGTTAATCCAACTTCGGCATTAGTATTAAGCCAGGTTATCCTGTCCTTTGGGATTGGCTTTGCTTTAATCCCACTAATTATGTTTACTAGCAGTAAACGAATTATGGGCAGTTTGCGGAATACAAGGATAATCACTATTCTTTCTTGGATTATTGCAGCAGTTATCGTGCTTTTAAACTTATTCTTGCTTTACGATACTTTTTTCTAA
- a CDS encoding DUF1871 family protein yields the protein MNNQEVNVELIVLLNEWDPFKIGVGNYDTEIADCVYAVHKTDNVEELAAEIQKIYEFSFEETIAMENCLSISAKLLLTKESGSCAL from the coding sequence ATGAATAACCAAGAAGTGAACGTAGAGCTTATAGTGCTTTTGAATGAATGGGATCCCTTTAAGATTGGTGTGGGGAATTATGATACCGAAATTGCAGATTGTGTCTATGCTGTCCATAAAACCGACAATGTAGAGGAACTTGCTGCAGAAATTCAGAAGATATATGAGTTTTCCTTCGAAGAAACGATTGCGATGGAAAATTGTCTTTCTATTTCAGCAAAGCTGTTGCTTACAAAGGAAAGTGGCTCTTGTGCCCTTTAA
- a CDS encoding Lrp/AsnC family transcriptional regulator encodes MKLTEKEIEVAEILEKNARITDEDISKMIEEDLQTTKEIVAKLEDMKVVVRYTSIVDWSKVEGHEGVTAMIDVKVTPKRGVGFDEVAQRIYRFKEVKSLYLMSGTYDLSVIIEGKSMNDVARFVSEKLSTLDSVLSTTTHFILKQYKHDGTIFEPNNDDKRIVVSP; translated from the coding sequence ATGAAGTTGACAGAAAAAGAAATTGAAGTGGCAGAAATTTTAGAAAAAAATGCCCGTATTACAGATGAAGATATCTCTAAGATGATTGAGGAAGATTTGCAGACGACGAAAGAAATTGTAGCCAAATTGGAAGATATGAAAGTAGTTGTCCGTTATACGAGCATTGTGGACTGGTCGAAAGTGGAGGGGCATGAAGGCGTTACCGCAATGATCGATGTTAAAGTAACACCAAAGCGTGGAGTTGGCTTTGATGAGGTTGCCCAAAGAATCTACCGCTTCAAAGAAGTGAAATCGTTATACTTAATGTCAGGGACATACGATCTGTCTGTTATTATTGAAGGAAAATCAATGAATGATGTCGCTAGATTTGTGTCAGAAAAGCTGTCTACATTGGATTCAGTCTTGTCGACGACAACTCATTTTATCCTTAAGCAATACAAGCATGATGGGACAATTTTTGAACCGAATAATGATGATAAAAGGATAGTGGTGTCACCGTGA
- a CDS encoding aminotransferase — translation MNQTKSYIADRVAEMKPSGIRRFFDLASNMEGVISLGVGEPDFVTSWSAREAAILSLEQGYTSYTANPGMLELREEISSYMNRRFHVEYDPKSEIIVTVGASQAIDIALRAILNPDEEVIVLEPCFVAYAPLVTLAGGTPVPVQTLKENEFKVLPDQLEAAITAKTKAIMICSPSNPTGSLLSASELEGIAKVAKKHDLLIVSDEIYAELCYDEEYTSMAAINEMWDRTLLISGFSKGFAMTGWRLGFVCAPEELTQAMLKIHQYSLMCAPTMAQFAGLEALKSGSNDVEDMKKSYRRRRNLVVQSLNDMGLSCHIPGGAFYAFPDITATGLTSEQFAEKLLLEEKVAVVPGNVFGESGEGHIRCSYASSLEQLQEALKRMKDFTDRYRQ, via the coding sequence ATGAATCAGACAAAAAGCTATATTGCCGACAGAGTTGCGGAAATGAAGCCTTCGGGTATAAGGAGATTTTTTGATTTGGCTTCCAACATGGAGGGAGTCATCTCACTTGGGGTTGGGGAGCCGGACTTTGTAACATCATGGTCTGCAAGGGAAGCCGCCATCCTGTCCTTGGAGCAAGGCTATACTTCCTATACGGCAAATCCAGGTATGCTGGAGCTTAGAGAGGAAATATCCTCTTATATGAACAGAAGGTTTCATGTCGAGTATGATCCTAAATCGGAAATAATTGTAACTGTTGGAGCAAGCCAGGCAATTGATATTGCTTTAAGAGCAATCTTAAATCCAGATGAAGAGGTTATTGTGCTTGAGCCCTGCTTTGTTGCCTATGCGCCGCTCGTTACCTTGGCAGGAGGCACACCAGTGCCTGTTCAAACTTTAAAGGAAAATGAATTTAAGGTTCTTCCTGACCAGTTGGAAGCAGCGATAACAGCTAAAACAAAAGCAATAATGATTTGTTCGCCGAGCAATCCGACAGGCTCGCTATTGTCTGCATCTGAATTAGAGGGAATCGCAAAGGTTGCGAAAAAGCATGATTTGCTGATAGTATCTGATGAGATTTATGCAGAGCTGTGCTATGACGAGGAATACACTAGTATGGCTGCAATTAACGAAATGTGGGACAGAACATTGCTTATTTCTGGTTTTTCTAAAGGATTTGCGATGACTGGATGGAGACTTGGCTTTGTGTGTGCACCAGAGGAATTAACGCAGGCTATGCTTAAAATCCATCAATACAGCTTAATGTGTGCCCCAACAATGGCACAGTTTGCTGGACTTGAGGCCCTAAAATCAGGCAGCAATGATGTTGAAGATATGAAGAAAAGCTACCGTCGCAGACGAAATCTTGTTGTGCAGTCCTTAAATGATATGGGCTTAAGCTGTCATATTCCAGGCGGAGCATTTTATGCATTCCCTGATATTACAGCGACAGGCTTAACATCAGAGCAATTTGCAGAGAAGCTATTGTTGGAAGAAAAAGTAGCAGTCGTGCCAGGAAATGTTTTCGGTGAGAGTGGTGAAGGACATATACGTTGTTCCTATGCTTCCTCATTAGAACAATTGCAAGAAGCTTTAAAGAGAATGAAGGATTTTACAGATAGATACAGACAATAA
- the yugI gene encoding S1 domain-containing post-transcriptional regulator GSP13, producing MSDKIEVGSVLTGKVTGIQPYGAFVSLDENQQGLVHISEVTHGYVKDINEFLKVGDEVKVKVLSVDGNAGKIGLSIRATEEAPAAPADAEKTKKPRAKRQAAPVTVDADSSQGFNTLKDKLQEWIDQSNRSDLIKK from the coding sequence ATGTCAGATAAAATCGAAGTTGGAAGTGTATTAACAGGAAAGGTTACTGGAATTCAGCCATACGGCGCTTTCGTTTCTCTAGACGAAAACCAACAAGGGCTTGTTCATATTTCAGAAGTAACTCATGGCTATGTTAAGGATATCAATGAATTCCTTAAAGTTGGCGACGAAGTGAAAGTGAAAGTTCTATCTGTTGATGGAAATGCAGGAAAAATCGGATTATCTATCCGTGCTACTGAAGAAGCACCAGCAGCTCCAGCAGATGCTGAAAAAACAAAAAAACCTCGCGCTAAGCGCCAAGCAGCTCCTGTTACTGTTGATGCAGACAGCAGCCAAGGGTTCAATACACTTAAAGACAAATTGCAAGAGTGGATTGATCAATCAAACCGCAGCGATTTAATTAAGAAGTAA
- a CDS encoding DUF378 domain-containing protein: MSGIQRTALVLTIIGAINWGLIGFFQFDLVAAIFGGQESALSRIIYGLVGLAGLINLGLLFKPSAEVSREPEPRSIK, encoded by the coding sequence ATGAGTGGTATTCAAAGAACAGCATTAGTGTTGACGATTATAGGAGCAATAAATTGGGGACTAATTGGATTTTTTCAATTTGATTTAGTAGCAGCCATTTTCGGCGGGCAAGAATCTGCATTGTCAAGAATCATCTATGGCTTGGTTGGACTTGCAGGCTTAATCAATTTAGGACTCCTATTCAAGCCAAGTGCTGAAGTATCTCGTGAACCTGAACCAAGATCAATTAAATAA
- a CDS encoding iron-containing alcohol dehydrogenase: MNNFTFYNPTKLIFGKGQLSQLADQLAPYGNKILLVYGGGSIKRSGLYDQVVGILKENNKEVFELSGVEPNPRLTTVQRGVDICKTEGIDFILAVGGGSVIDCTKAISVGAKYDGDPWDIVTRKAIPTQAVPFGTVLTLAATGSEMNSGSVITNWETQEKYGWGSPLTFPVFSILDPENTYTVPKNQTIYGIVDMMSHVLEHYFHLEENTQFQDYMCESLLKTVMETGPKLVEDLENFEYRSTILYSGTMALNGMLNMGYQGDWATHNIEHAVSAVYDIPHGGGLAILFPNWMKHNLSVKPSRFKQLAVRVFGVDPEGKTDEEAGLEGIDKLRAFWNSIGAPSTLADYDIDDSKLELMVDRAMARGEFGRFNLLKAEDVRAIYKASL, encoded by the coding sequence ATGAATAATTTCACATTTTATAACCCGACAAAATTAATTTTTGGGAAGGGCCAATTATCGCAGCTCGCAGATCAACTTGCTCCGTACGGAAATAAGATCCTTCTCGTTTATGGTGGAGGAAGCATAAAACGCAGCGGCCTTTATGACCAAGTTGTTGGCATCTTAAAAGAAAATAATAAAGAAGTTTTTGAACTGTCAGGAGTAGAGCCAAACCCTCGATTAACAACTGTTCAAAGAGGCGTAGATATCTGCAAGACAGAAGGAATTGATTTTATTTTAGCTGTTGGTGGCGGAAGTGTTATTGATTGTACGAAAGCTATTTCTGTGGGCGCTAAATATGATGGAGATCCATGGGATATTGTGACAAGAAAAGCAATACCAACACAAGCAGTGCCATTTGGAACAGTGTTAACACTTGCTGCAACAGGCTCTGAGATGAACTCAGGTTCTGTTATTACTAATTGGGAAACACAAGAAAAGTATGGCTGGGGAAGCCCATTAACATTCCCTGTTTTCTCTATTCTTGATCCAGAGAATACATATACAGTACCTAAAAATCAAACGATTTATGGAATTGTGGATATGATGTCACATGTACTTGAGCATTATTTCCATTTAGAAGAGAACACACAATTCCAAGATTATATGTGTGAATCTTTGCTGAAGACAGTAATGGAAACAGGTCCTAAACTTGTTGAGGACTTGGAGAATTTTGAATATCGTTCAACAATCCTATATTCCGGCACAATGGCATTAAACGGCATGCTTAACATGGGTTACCAAGGGGATTGGGCAACACATAATATTGAGCATGCAGTGTCAGCTGTTTATGACATTCCGCACGGAGGAGGCCTTGCCATTCTTTTCCCTAACTGGATGAAGCATAACTTGAGTGTGAAGCCTTCAAGATTCAAGCAGCTTGCTGTACGAGTGTTTGGAGTGGACCCAGAAGGTAAAACAGATGAGGAAGCTGGATTGGAAGGCATTGATAAGCTAAGAGCATTCTGGAACAGCATCGGTGCACCATCAACGCTTGCAGACTATGATATTGATGACAGCAAGCTTGAGCTTATGGTTGACAGAGCAATGGCAAGAGGAGAATTCGGCCGCTTTAATTTATTGAAGGCTGAAGACGTTCGTGCTATTTACAAAGCATCCTTGTAA
- a CDS encoding glucose-6-phosphate isomerase, with protein MTHVRFDYSKALSFFGEHEITYLSDAVKVAHHSLHEKTGAGSDFLGWIDLPVDYDKEEFSRILKSSQKIQNDSEVLLVIGIGGSYLGARAAIEMLNHSFHNALSKDKRKTPQIIFIGKDISSTYMSDVIDFLGDKDFSINVISKSGTTTEPAIAFRIFRKLLEEKYGAEEAKSRIYATTDKARGALKTLATEEGFETFVIPDDVGGRYSVLTAVGLLPIAVSGADIETMMKGAAAAREDFSSSELSENAAYQYAAVRNVLYNKGKTIEMLINYEPGLQYFSEWWKQLFGESEGKDQKGIYPSSANFSTDLHSLGQYVQEGRRDIFETVVKVDKPRHELTIEAAENDLDGLNYLAGKTVDFVNNKAFEGTLLAHTDGGVPNLIVTIPEMDEYTFGYLVYFFEKACAISGYLLGVNPFDQPGVEAYKVNMFALLGKPGFEEKKAELESRLK; from the coding sequence ATGACACACGTTCGTTTTGATTACTCAAAGGCATTAAGCTTTTTTGGAGAACATGAAATTACATACTTATCTGATGCGGTTAAAGTTGCTCATCATTCCTTGCATGAAAAAACTGGAGCAGGAAGCGACTTCTTAGGCTGGATCGATCTTCCTGTTGATTATGATAAAGAAGAATTTTCCCGTATTTTAAAATCATCACAAAAAATCCAAAACGATTCTGAAGTATTGCTTGTAATCGGAATTGGTGGATCTTATCTTGGTGCACGTGCAGCAATCGAAATGCTGAACCACAGCTTCCATAATGCTTTATCTAAGGATAAAAGAAAAACTCCACAAATCATCTTCATCGGAAAAGACATCAGCTCAACATATATGAGCGATGTTATCGATTTCTTAGGTGATAAGGATTTCTCTATCAATGTTATTTCTAAATCTGGTACAACTACAGAGCCAGCAATCGCATTCCGTATTTTCCGCAAGCTGTTGGAAGAGAAATACGGTGCTGAGGAAGCAAAATCAAGAATTTATGCAACAACTGACAAAGCGCGCGGTGCATTAAAAACACTTGCTACTGAAGAAGGCTTTGAAACATTTGTTATTCCTGATGATGTTGGCGGGCGCTATTCTGTACTGACAGCAGTGGGCTTGCTTCCAATCGCAGTTAGTGGTGCAGATATTGAGACAATGATGAAGGGTGCAGCAGCTGCGCGTGAAGACTTCAGCTCTTCAGAATTAAGTGAAAATGCTGCATACCAATATGCTGCAGTACGTAATGTACTTTACAATAAAGGCAAAACAATCGAAATGCTTATTAACTATGAGCCAGGACTTCAATATTTCTCTGAGTGGTGGAAACAGCTGTTCGGCGAAAGTGAAGGGAAAGACCAAAAAGGTATTTACCCGTCTTCCGCTAACTTCTCAACTGATTTGCACTCATTAGGGCAATATGTTCAAGAAGGTCGTCGCGATATTTTTGAAACAGTTGTTAAAGTAGACAAGCCTCGTCATGAATTAACGATTGAAGCAGCAGAAAACGATCTTGACGGCTTAAACTATCTTGCAGGTAAAACAGTGGACTTTGTGAATAACAAGGCATTTGAAGGGACACTTCTTGCACATACAGATGGCGGTGTTCCAAATCTAATCGTTACAATTCCTGAAATGGACGAATACACTTTCGGTTACTTAGTGTACTTCTTCGAGAAAGCATGCGCAATCAGCGGATACCTTCTTGGAGTTAACCCATTCGACCAACCAGGTGTTGAAGCATATAAAGTTAATATGTTCGCATTGCTTGGCAAACCAGGCTTCGAAGAGAAAAAAGCAGAACTTGAAAGCCGTTTGAAATAA
- a CDS encoding four-helix bundle copper-binding protein: protein MLVEQDQTLIRALQECMIATNHCLNECLAEDESNMMIDCIRLDRECMAFCANLEQAIIRQSPYAKELAELCLKVCEACAQECQKHDHKHCQYCAEICLQCMEACKTYVKN from the coding sequence ATGTTAGTAGAACAGGACCAAACATTAATACGGGCATTACAGGAATGCATGATAGCAACTAATCACTGCCTGAATGAATGTCTTGCTGAAGATGAATCAAATATGATGATAGATTGTATTCGCTTAGACCGGGAATGCATGGCGTTTTGTGCCAACTTAGAACAAGCAATAATCCGCCAATCTCCATATGCGAAAGAACTTGCCGAGCTGTGTCTGAAGGTTTGTGAGGCGTGCGCCCAAGAATGCCAAAAGCATGACCATAAACATTGCCAATATTGTGCAGAAATTTGCTTGCAATGTATGGAAGCATGTAAAACATACGTAAAGAATTAA